Proteins found in one Saccharomyces kudriavzevii IFO 1802 strain IFO1802 genome assembly, chromosome: 11 genomic segment:
- the SPO14 gene encoding phospholipase D (similar to Saccharomyces cerevisiae SPO14 (YKR031C); ancestral locus Anc_1.251) — MSRVSTASGTHFAPPQADGPMVDGADGAHSAPDELGEQEVLRQLPENGNLASSLQREKRRTPNDKESERKHALPKSFVDKNLSDVSPNHSLDHLMLSNDHSPRRGSAEENSHCPDNYPHSSNKNIHSKRNSKREETKSPQRHFSSAAYTQQQFNGWKKEFGHAFKKISAIGRLKSTVNPTAPTAGGHRHNQHQHQPVNEEDLYTQRLASDLLDSLLSGCPASLFASTQFLRDEHGKRRAPLLLAKLDVRVSPLKSDNNILDLTNSNHNRHGNNDNNDNNDNNDNDNNNTSNNPDRRPSVPRRSSIISISSNVAEFMYGRNENSLFRIHLEYGIDENRLKWSIIRSYKDLKSLHHKLKIVAFQQLTISKLYSDNNRYHSLQLPHFPHYKEIVKERNMLERKAENKPSSSNSAPQISTGNGNNNGGDITSLETLSSSEISEFNINNVKMKHLQDLIDEPDDFSQPIHLRLERYLRLLNIALCLRPHANRLFEFYELSPLGNLLSRESGFKGKQGYLVIRSTAKAQGWRVSHFGKHAFKDMIDRHTTKWFLVRNSYLTYVSDLSSTTPLDVFLIDWKFKVRFSGNKNNILDDENEINWIIHDPHLEIDDELEELAIESHPNDIADRNSHSKMHQKKSNISSKLLLLTLENSERKLKIICKSENSLKQWMSSIIKMSTSTPWSKPNRFGSFAPVRTNSFCKFLVDGRDYFWSLSEALLMAKDVIYIHDWWLSPELYLRRPVKGNQAFRIDRMLKNCAEKGIKVFIVIYRNVGNIVGTDSLWTKHSMLNLHPNIHIIRSPNQWLQNTYFWAHHEKFVVIDETFAFIGGTDLCYGRYDTFEHVLRDDSESLLDQNYPGKDYSNARIADFHDLDKPFESMYDRKVIPRMPWHDVQMMTLGEPARDLARHFVQRWNYLLRAKRPSRLTPLLTPPSDLTAEELKSLPMFEILREQSTCETQILRSAGNWSLGLKETECSIQNAYLKLIEQSDHFIYIENQFFITSTAWNGTCVLNKIGDALVDRIVKANQQNKPWKAFILIPLMPGFDSPVDTAEASSLRLIMQFQYQSISRGEHSVFSKLKKLNIDPAQYIQFFSLRKWSTFAPNERLITEQLYVHAKIMIADDRRCIIGSANINERSQLGNRDSEVAILVRDTDLVKTRMNGDEYYAGRFPWELRQRLMREHLGCDVDLVEFVEKKFKRFENVAIKNYKTLHTLGNGGDDGKNLSKKEMIDSAMIELGYREIFGCKYSSQWRDVHRGNTDDNGCEYGIHEEKSGREDENIYKKFFNPVDHGQSSRKRTPLPKHGFASLGLTFNHRAGIENIGIRDHKVLSTDPRLRKNDEHKKEVDGYGPDGWKMESNEKYKADATEQLKEWALRSLTSKVLDDDKLIKSKITEGFSNYLPDEKDLELYIRDKDVTNRNKWSMLKRVCYLQYLSHKLNERKSQRLKKIKNMRRHLSSSTESTKNGSTNPPLSEKDNEEESSDAGRDNECDEYHKLHTDILKNQELDDNSLDDLLSQIIPKITNFNSGEIDDAKKEELLKLNFIDPYSFEDPLISSFSEGLWFTIALRNTLLYKLVFHCQPDNTVQNWKEYGEFTELEQEFQINQEKLIDLEAENINSKSTNVVDKEREKEKMRKAAELRMKLSGSLLYGFNQKVFDKHTAQRILERIHGHLVIFPTEWLAKEVESRNWIFNSDRLSPMEIYN; from the coding sequence ATGTCCAGGGTGTCGACAGCGTCTGGAACTCACTTTGCCCCTCCTCAAGCGGATGGGCCGATGGTTGATGGTGCAGATGGTGCACATTCGGCGCCAGATGAGTTGGGCGAGCAAGAAGTATTGCGTCAATTGCCTGAGAACGGTAACTTAGCTTCTAGCTtacaaagagaaaagaggaGAACTCCTAATGACAAGGAGAGCGAGAGGAAGCATGCGTTGCCCAAATCATTTGTCGATAAAAACCTGAGCGACGTGTCACCGAACCACTCACTGGACCATCTTATGTTGTCTAATGACCATAGTCCTCGTCGAGGGTCTGCTGAGGAAAATAGTCATTGTCCCGATAACTATCCGCACAGTAGTAACAAAAACATTCACTCTAAGCGGAATTCTAAAAGAGAGGAAACGAAGAGCCCTCAAAGACACTTCTCTTCAGCAGCTTATACGCAACAACAGTTTAACGGCTGGAAAAAAGAGTTTGGTCatgctttcaaaaaaatctcaGCAATTGGAAGACTGAAATCCACTGTGAATCCTACTGCGCCCACCGCCGGCGGTCATCGCCATAATCAGCACCAGCATCAGCCAGTGAATGAAGAAGACTTGTACACACAAAGACTAGCCTCTGACCTATTGGATTCACTATTATCAGGGTGCCCGGCGTCATTATTCGCAAGCACACAATTCCTAAGAGATGAACATGGTAAGAGAAGGGCGCCTCTTCTATTGGCTAAACTAGATGTTAGAGTATCTCCTTTGAAAAGCGATAATAACATTTTGGATCTTACCAATAGTAATCACAACCGCCACGGCAACAATGACAACAATGACAACAACGACAACAACGACaacgacaacaacaacactAGCAACAATCCTGATAGAAGACCTTCAGTTCCAAGGAGATCCAGCATTATAAGTATTTCCTCTAATGTAGCCGAATTCATGTATGGTCGGAACGAGAACTCTCTATTTAGAATACATTTAGAGTACGGAATTGACGAAAACAGGCTCAAATGGTCTATTATAAGAAGCTATAAAGACCTCAAATCATTACATCACAAACTGAAGATCGTCGCGTTCCAGCAGCTTACTATAAGCAAGCTTTATAGTGATAATAACAGATATCATTCGTTGCAACTACCCCATTTCCCTCATTATAAAGAAATAGTTAAAGAAAGGAATATGCTCGAGAGAAAAGCAGAAAATAAaccatcttcttcaaattcagcCCCTCAAATATCGACGGGCAATGGCAATAACAATGGCGGTGACATAACATCATTGGAAACTTTATCATCCTCTGAAATCTCTGAATTCAATATCAACAACGTTAAGATGAAACATTTGCAAGATCTGATTGACGAACCCGACGATTTTTCGCAACCTATTCACCTAAGATTAGAAAGATACTTGAGGCTTCTAAATATTGCGTTATGTTTGAGACCTCATGCCAATAgattatttgaattttatgaACTATCTCCTCTAGGAAATTTGTTGAGTCGTGAAAGTGGGTTCAAGGGCAAACAAGGCTACTTAGTCATTAGGTCTACCGCAAAGGCTCAAGGTTGGAGAGTTTCTCATTTTGGCAAACACGCGTTCAAAGATATGATTGATAGACATACGACGAAATGGTTCCTGGTTAGAAATTCCTACCTAACTTATGTCTCAGATCTTTCCTCAACAACTCCACTGGATGTGTTCCTGATAGATTGGAAATTCAAGGTCAGGTTTTCCGGgaataagaataatataCTAGATGACGAGAATGAAATTAATTGGATCATACACGATCCACACCTGGAAATTGATGACGAATTGGAGGAACTTGCCATTGAAAGTCATCCTAATGATATCGCTGATAGAAATAGTCATTCCAAAATGCATCAAAAGAAGTCAAATATATCCTCGAAGTTGCTATTGTTGACTTTAGAAAACAGTGAAAGAAAGCTGAAAATCATTTGCAAGTCAGAGAATTCATTGAAGCAATGGATGAGTTCAATCATCAAAATGTCTACTTCTACACCTTGGTCGAAACCAAATAGATTTGGTAGCTTTGCACCCGTCAgaacaaattcattttgtaaatttttggtGGATGGTCGTGATTATTTTTGGTCATTAAGTGAAGCTCTTTTAATGGCAAAGGATGtcatatatattcatgaCTGGTGGCTGTCTCCCGAACTATATCTGCGTCGGCCAGTGAAAGGCAACCAGGCCTTCAGAATTGATCGTatgctgaaaaattgtgCCGAAAAGGGCATCAAAGTTTTTATTGTGATTTACAGAAATGTGGGGAATATCGTTGGGACAGACAGTCTTTGGACTAAACATTCTATGTTGAATTTACATCCAAATATACATATCATAAGATCACCTAACCAGTGGTTGCAGAATACGTATTTTTGGGCTCatcatgaaaaatttgtcgTCATTGATGAAACTTTTGCATTTATTGGAGGTACTGATTTATGTTATGGTAGATACGATACCTTTGAACACGTACTACGGGATGATTCAGAATCCTTACTTGACCAAAATTATCCTGGTAAAGATTATTCCAATGCAAGAATTGCTGATTTTCATGATTTAGACAAACCGTTCGAATCGATGTATGATAGAAAAGTTATTCCACGAATGCCATGGCACGATGTTCAAATGATGACGTTGGGAGAACCTGCAAGAGATCTAGCACGTCATTTTGTTCAGAGGTGGAATTATTTATTGAGAGCTAAGAGGCCTAGTAGATTAACTCCACTATTAACCCCCCCTTCAGATTTGACCGCTGAAGAACTGAAAAGTTTGCCGATGTTTGAAATATTACGCGAACAATCTACTTGTGAAACTCAAATACTTAGAAGCGCTGGGAATTGGTCACTCGGTTTAAAGGAAACCGAATGTTCCATTCAAAATGCTTACTTGAAGTTGATTGAACAAAGTGATCATTTTATCTATATTGAAAATCAGTTTTTCATTACGTCGACTGCCTGGAATGGCACTTGTGTATTGAATAAAATCGGTGATGCTCTCGTGGACAGAATTGTTAAAGCTAACCAGCAAAACAAACCCTGGAAAGCTTTCATTCTTATTCCACTAATGCCAGGATTTGATTCTCCAGTAGACACTGCGGAAGCCTCAAGTCTTCGTTTAATCATGCAATTTCAGTATCAATCAATTTCGAGAGGTGAGCATTCTGTCTTTAGtaaattgaagaagttgaatatCGATCCAGCTCAGTATattcagtttttttcattgaggAAATGGTCTACTTTTGCTCCAAACGAAAGGTTAATTACTGAGCAACTTTATGTTCATGCTAAGATTATGATTGCTGACGATAGAAGATGCATCATAGGCTCTGCTAATATCAACGAAAGGTCACAACTAGGTAATAGAGATAGTGAAGTGGCAATTCTTGTTAGAGATACCGACTTGGTAAAGACTAGAATGAATGGTGACGAGTATTACGCGGGAAGATTCCCATGGGAATTGAGACAACGTTTAATGAGAGAACATTTGGGTTGTGATGTTGATCTTGTTGAgtttgttgaaaagaaattcaaaaggttTGAAAACGTTGCtataaaaaattacaaGACGCTTCATACCTTAGGTAATGGCGGTGATGATGGCAAGAATTTGagcaaaaaggaaatgattGATTCTGCTATGATTGAGTTAGGCTATCGTGAAATCTTCGGCTGTAAATATAGCTCTCAATGGCGAGATGTTCATAGAGGCAATACGGATGACAACGGCTGTGAATATGGTATACATGAAGAGAAATCAGGAAGAGAGGAcgagaatatatataagaaatttttcaatccCGTGGATCATGGACAGTCATCCCGTAAAAGAACCCCATTACCTAAACATGGTTTTGCATCACTGGGGCTAACATTTAATCATAGGGCAGGCATCGAAAATATCGGTATCAGAGACCATAAAGTTTTAAGTACAGATCCAAGATTAAGAAAGAATGACGAACACAAGAAAGAAGTCGATGGCTATGGACCCGATGGTTGGAAAATGGAATCTAATGAGAAGTATAAAGCCGACGCTACTGAACAGTTAAAGGAATGGGCGTTAAGATCTTTGACTTCAAAGGTTCTTGATGACGACAAATTGATCAAATCCAAAATTACAGAaggattttcaaattacTTGCctgatgaaaaagattTGGAGTTGTATATCAGGGATAAAGACGTTACGAATAGAAACAAATGGAGTATGTTAAAAAGAGTCTGCTACTTACAATACTTGTCTCATAAACttaatgaaagaaaatcccagagattaaagaaaatcaagaatatgaGAAGACATTTAAGTTCCAGCACAGAGAGCACAAAAAATGGGTCTACTAATCCACCATTGAGCGAAAAGGACAACGAGGAGGAAAGCTCAGATGCTGGTCGGGATAACGAATGTGATGAATATCATAAACTGCACACAGATATTCTGAAAAACCAAGAATTAGATGATAACTCACTAGATGACCTACTTTCTCAAATAATCCCCAAGATTACTAATTTTAATAGTGGCGAAATAGATGATgcgaaaaaagaagagttGTTAAAACTGAATTTCATTGACCCATATTCTTTTGAGGACCctctaatttcttcattttcggAAGGGTTGTGGTTTACGATTGCATTAAGAAATACTCTACTTTACAAATTAGTATTTCATTGTCAACCCGATAATACTGTGCAAAATTGGAAAGAATACGGAGAATTTACTGAATTAGAGcaagaatttcaaataaaCCAGGAGAAATTGATTGATTTAGAAgcagaaaatatcaattcTAAATCTACAAATGTTGTAGATAAAGAgagggaaaaagaaaaaatgagaaaagcCGCTGAATTGAGAATGAAACTATCTGGAAGTTTGCTATATGGATTTAATCAAAAGGTTTTTGATAAACATACTGCACAGAGGATCTTGGAACGAATCCATGGCCATTTGGTCATTTTCCCCACCGAATGGCTCGCTAAAGAAGTTGAAAGTAGAAACTGGATTTTTAATTCGGATAGACTCTCTCCGATGGAGATCTATAATTAA
- the DAL80 gene encoding Dal80p (similar to Saccharomyces cerevisiae GZF3 (YJL110C) and DAL80 (YKR034W); ancestral locus Anc_1.250), which produces MVLSDSLKLPSPTLSAIAAVDDCDGEDHPTCQNCFTVKTPLWRRDEHGTVLCNACGLFLKLHGEPRPISLKTDTIKSRNRKKLNNNANINANAHTNDPNKIFKRKKRLLTTHGGSVPTNNPKVSILEKFMVSGCIKPLLKPKEILPSSKDCPTQRGKFSMEPGEPSGKNYLYQINGSDIYTSNIELTRLPTLSTLLEPSPFSDAAVPEIELTWKLHNEEEVIKLKTKISELELVTDLYKKHIFQLNEKCKQLEVELHSRSSIQSHSQH; this is translated from the coding sequence ATGGTGCTTAGTGATTCGTTGAAGCTGCCCTCGCCTACACTTTCTGCTATTGCTGCTGTAGATGACTGTGATGGAGAAGACCACCCCACGTGCCAGAATTGTTTCACAGTCAAAACGCCCTTATGGAGAAGGGATGAACACGGTACTGTTCTCTGTAATGCATGTGGCCTTTTCCTGAAACTGCATGGGGAACCAAGGCCAATCAGTTTGAAAACTGACACTATTAAGTcaagaaatagaaaaaaactgaacAATAACGCGAACATTAATGCTAATGCCCATACTAACGACccaaataaaatattcaaaagaaagaaaagactaCTCACAACCCATGGTGGTTCAGTGCCCACTAACAACCCGAAAGTTTCCATTTTAGAGAAATTCATGGTGAGTGGATGCATTAAGCCCTTATTGAAACCGAAGGAAATTCTTCCCAGTTCCAAAGATTGCCCCACACAACGAGGTAAATTCTCCATGGAACCGGGCGAGCCCAGTGGGAAGAATTACCTCTATCAGATCAACGGTTCGGATATATATACGTCGAATATAGAGCTGACCAGGCTGCCCACTTTGTCAACGTTACTGGAACCATCACCTTTCTCGGATGCTGCCGTACCGGAAATAGAGTTGACTTGGAAGTTGCataacgaagaagaagtgataaaattgaagacgaagatAAGCGAATTGGAGCTGGTGACGGACCTATATAAAAAGCACATTTTCCAACTGAACGAAAAATGCAAACAATTGGAGGTGGAATTACATTCCAGGTCTTCAATTCAATCTCATTCACAACATTGA
- the DID2 gene encoding Did2p (similar to Saccharomyces cerevisiae DID2 (YKR035W-A); ancestral locus Anc_1.249), producing the protein MSRNSAAGLENTLFQLKFTSKQLQKQANKASKEEKQETNKLKRALNENEEISRIYASNAIRKKNERLQLLKLASRVDSVASRVQTAVTMRQVSASMGQVCKGMDRALQNMNLQQITMIMDKFEQQFEDLDTSVNVYEDMGVNSDAMLVDNDKVDELMNKVADENGMELKQSAKLDNVPEIKANEVNADDEKEDKLAQRLRALRG; encoded by the coding sequence ATGTCACGTAATTCTGCAGCGGGTTTGGAAAATACTCTTTTTCAACTAAAGTTTACGTCAAAACAGCTACAAAAGCAAGCAAATAAAGCTTCAAAGGAAGAGAAGCAAGAAACCAACAAACTCAAACGTGCactaaatgaaaatgaagagataTCCCGTATATACGCTTCTAATGCTataaggaagaaaaacgaaCGCTTACAACTACTAAAACTGGCATCCAGAGTGGATTCAGTGGCGTCAAGAGTGCAAACTGCGGTCACGATGAGACAAGTCTCTGCATCTATGGGACAAGTCTGCAAGGGCATGGATAGGGCCTTGCAGAATATGAACCTGCAGCAAATAACAATGATAATGGACAAATTCGAACAGCAGTTCGAAGATCTAGATACGAGTGTCAATGTGTATGAAGATATGGGTGTGAATTCGGATGCTATGCTGGTGGACAATGACAAGGTGGATGAACTGATGAATAAAGTGGCTGATGAAAACGGCATGGAATTAAAACAAAGTGCAAAATTAGACAACGTTCCAGAGATAAAGGCTAATGAAGTTAACGCcgatgatgaaaaggaagataaACTGGCTCAAAGGTTGAGAGCGTTAAGAGGTTGA
- the CAF4 gene encoding Caf4p (similar to Saccharomyces cerevisiae MDV1 (YJL112W) and CAF4 (YKR036C); ancestral locus Anc_1.247) produces MASDNVTSATPRMTKSIEVVLYKLPNAILRQQQFQKYILSPIYKYLHKLLLIGENGGYNNAGGLQRDQMGRSSFQNNFADSATTFKILAHLDNERYPLPIDAAKEQLPSLFEGFNATISTVKQKLLLGDVGEDMSSDKEEYILPRNINIDFVNKTYSSNNLTQLLRDVEANVENLSVQRTSGIDELTRLDSMINDLKSRRTKIFQKIKHIDNKSIAFEGDLALIKDRINFIKEYNLEAECREIAQKKSEEETFSDASFSTVNEEPILPPHDDETNDNRLKTSYKGPNEKRHLRNRKLNIITETHGRSSLAFRMTIPHGEHGNSITALDFDIPWGTLCSASYQDRIVKVWDLNHGVQVGELRGHLATVNCMQMDKTNYNILITGSKDATLKMWDLNLSKELYLDHSPLRQNMEETIITPCIHNFELHNDEITALSFDSEALISGSKDKKIFHWDLATGKCVQELNLIFTPTHNDTKTSTRSGKNGTYLLGTEAPMIGALQCYNSALATGTKDGVVRLWDLRIGKPVRSLEGHTDGITSLKFDSEKLVTGSMDNSVRIWDLRTSSIVDVIAYDLPVTSLDFDDKLITVGANERGVNIFNMERDEHWMTPEPPNSLKRDELSERIAIVKYKNGFLVNGHNNGDINVWTI; encoded by the coding sequence ATGGCTTCGGATAATGTTACGAGCGCAACTCCTCGGATGACTAAATCTATCGAGGTCGTACTATATAAGCTGCCCAATGCCATTTTAAGACAgcaacaatttcaaaagtatATACTGAGCCCGATCTACAAATACCTTCACAAATTACTATTGATTGGAGAAAATGGTGGGTACAACAATGCAGGAGGTCTTCAAAGGGATCAAATGGGGAGGTCCTCCTTTCAAAACAATTTTGCAGACTCCGCAAcaactttcaaaattctcGCTCATTTGGATAATGAGCGATACCCATTACCCATTGATGCCGCTAAAGAGCAATTGCCATCTTTGTTCGAAGGGTTCAATGCAACTATTTCCACTGTCAAACAGAAACTACTACTAGGTGACGTTGGAGAGGATATGAGCAGCgataaagaagaatatattcTGCCGCGGAATATCAACATTGATTTCGTAAATAAAACGTACTCTAGCAATAACTTAACACAGCTACTCCGGGACGTCGAGGCtaatgtggaaaatttgTCCGTTCAGAGAACATCAGGAATAGATGAGTTAACCAGATTAGATTCTATGATCAATGACTTGAAGTCCAGGAGGACAAagatctttcaaaagatcaAGCATATTGACAACAAGTCAATCGCTTTTGAGGGTGACTTAGCATTGATTAAGGATAGAATAAATTTCATTAAGGAATACAATTTGGAAGCTGAATGCAGAGAGATTGCACAAAAGAAATCGGAAGAAGAAACGTTCTCTGATGCGTCATTCTCTACAGTAAATGAAGAACCCATATTGCCACCGcatgatgatgaaaccAACGACAATAGATTAAAAACTTCCTATAAGGGGCCCAATGAGAAACGCCACCTTAGAAACaggaaattgaatattATTACGGAAACACACGGCCGAAGTTCTCTAGCTTTCAGAATGACGATACCTCACGGAGAACATGGAAACAGCATAACCGCGCTAGATTTTGATATACCATGGGGCACCTTGTGTTCAGCGAGCTATCAAGATCGCATAGTAAAAGTTTGGGATTTGAACCATGGAGTACAAGTTGGAGAATTACGTGGACATCTGGCCACGGTAAACTGTATGCAGATGGATAAGACAAACTACAATATACTGATTACTGGGAGTAAAGATGCCACTTTGAAAATGTGGGACTTGAACTTAAGTAAAGAGCTTTATTTGGACCATAGTCCGCTGAGGCAAAACATGGAAGAGACTATTATTACACCATGCATCCATAACTTCGAATTACATAATGACGAAATTACAGCCCTCTCATTTGATTCAGAGGCTTTAATTAGTGGGTCCAAAGAcaagaaaatctttcaCTGGGATTTGGCCACGGGTAAATGTGTTCAGGAACTAAACCTGATTTTCACACCTACACATAACGACACTAAAACATCTACACGttctggaaaaaatggtaCATATTTACTCGGGACGGAAGCTCCAATGATAGGAGCTCTCCAATGTTACAACTCTGCATTAGCCACAGGGACAAAAGATGGTGTCGTGCGGCTATGGGATCTAAGAATCGGCAAACCCGTGAGATCGCTGGAGGGTCATACTGATGGAATCACAAGTTTGAAGTTcgattctgaaaaattagtTACGGGCTCGATGGACAACAGTGTAAGAATCTGGGACTTAAGAACTAGCTCAATCGTTGACGTCATCGCATATGACCTGCCCGTGACTTCCTTAGATTTCGATGATAAACTGATTACTGTCGGTGCAAACGAGAGAGGAGTAAATATCTTCAATATGGAACGTGACGAGCATTGGATGACGCCTGAACCGCCGAACTCGCTCAAGAGGGATGAGCTGAGTGAAAGAATTGCTATTGTCAAATATAAAAACGGATTTCTCGTCAACGGGCACAATAATGGAGACATTAACGTTTGGACAATTTAA
- the SPC34 gene encoding Spc34p (similar to Saccharomyces cerevisiae SPC34 (YKR037C); ancestral locus Anc_1.246), whose amino-acid sequence MTESLDGCIDDINRAVDSMSTLYFKPPGMFHNAILQGTSDKASLRKDITRLIKDCNHDEAYLLFKVNPEKQSVSRRDGKEGVFDYVNKRDTNMKRNRRLGKAGEKPIIHVPKEVYLNKDRQDLNNKRRKTVTTSGAGLNNFIFDTDLIGSSLISSSSSGTFKALSAVFKDDPQIQRLLYALENGSVLMEEESNNQRRKTIFVEDFSTNLILKVMAEVTDLWPLTEFKQDYDQLYHNYEQLSSKLGFIKKEVLLQDDRLKTMSQYHPSSSHDVARIIRKEKDEIRRLEMEIADLQEEETTST is encoded by the coding sequence ATGACAGAAAGTTTAGATGGATGTATAGATGATATCAATAGGGCGGTGGACTCCATGTCTACGCTCTACTTCAAGCCACCAGGAATGTTCCATAATGCCATACTACAGGGAACTAGTGACAAGGCGAGCCTGAGGAAAGACATCACAAGACTAATTAAAGACTGTAACCACGACGAAGCGTACCTACTGTTTAAGGTCAACCCTGAAAAACAATCTGTTTCACGAAGAGATGGCAAAGAAGGAGTCTTTGACTACGTAAACAAAAGAGATACGAATATGAAAAGGAATAGAAGGCTGGGCAAGGCAGGAGAAAAGCCAATTATTCATGTACCCAAGGAAgtttatttgaataaggATCGTCAGGATTTGAACAATAAGAGAAGGAAAACTGTTACCACAAGTGGCGCTGGTTTGAATAACTTCATTTTCGATACCGATCTTATAGGATCCTCGCTCATTTCTAGTTCAAGCTCAGGTACTTTCAAAGCGTTATCCGCCGTGTTCAAAGATGACCCACAAATTCAGCGACTTTTATATGCCCTGGAAAATGGAAGCGTGCTCATGGAAGAAGAGTCCAataatcaaagaagaaaaaccatCTTTGTCGAAGACTTCTCCACCAATCTAATTCTCAAAGTTATGGCAGAAGTAACTGATTTATGGCCGCTAACTGAGTTCAAGCAAGATTACGACCAATTATATCACAACTACGAACAGCTGTCCTCTAAATTGGGATTCATCAAAAAGGAGGTTCTACTTCAAGATGATCGTTTAAAGACCATGTCACAGTATCATCCTTCCTCCTCTCACGATGTTGCCAGGATTATTCGCAAGgaaaaggatgaaattAGGCGGCTGGAAATGGAGATAGCTGACTTACAAGAGGAGGAAACCACTTCTACGTAA
- the KAE1 gene encoding tRNA N6-adenosine threonylcarbamoyltransferase (similar to Saccharomyces cerevisiae KAE1 (YKR038C); ancestral locus Anc_1.245), translating into MVNLNTIPPKNNRDFYIAIGLEGSANKLGVGIVKHPLLPKHANSDLSYDCGAEMLSNIRDTYMTPPGEGFLPRDTARHHRNWCVRLIKQAMAEAGIKDPTLDVDVICFTRGPGMGAPLHSVVIAARTCSLLWDVPLVGVNHCIGHIEMGREITKAQNPVVLYVSGGNTQVIAYSEKRYRIFGETLDIAIGNCLDRFARTLKIPNEPSPGYNIEQLAKKAPHKDSLVELPYTVKGMDLSMSGILASVDLLAKDLFKCNKKNKILFDKKTGEQKVTVEDLCYSLQENLFAMLVEITERAMAHVNSNQVLIVGGVGCNVRLQEMMAQMCKDRANGQIHATDNRFCIDNGVMIAQAGLLEYRMGGIVKDFSETIVTQKFRTDEVYAAWRD; encoded by the coding sequence atgGTCAACTTGAATACTATCCCTCCCAAAAACAACAGGGACTTCTACATTGCAATCGGACTTGAAGGTTCCGCTAATAAACTAGGTGTGGGCATAGTTAAGCATCCGCTCCTGCCCAAGCATGCCAACAGCGACCTATCCTATGATTGTGGGGCGGAGATGCTTTCCAATATCAGAGACACGTATATGACACCTCCTGGGGAGGGATTTTTGCCTCGTGATACTGCAAGACATCACCGAAATTGGTGCGTGAGACTCATCAAACAAGCGATGGCCGAAGCCGGCATCAAAGACCCAACCTTAGACGTTGATGTGATCTGCTTCACCAGGGGTCCCGGGATGGGTGCCCCCTTGCACTCGGTGGTCATTGCCGCTAGAACATGCTCCTTGTTATGGGATGTGCCTCTAGTGGGCGTAAACCACTGTATAGGCCACATCGAAATGGGAAGGGAAATCACCAAAGCACAGAATCCTGTGGTGCTGTACGTTAGTGGGGGTAACACTCAGGTTATCGCATACTCTGAGAAACGGTACAGAATCTTTGGTGAAACGCTCGACATTGCCATCGGCAACTGTCTTGATAGATTTGCGAGAACTCTGAAAATTCCTAATGAGCCCTCGCCCGGCTACAACATCGAACAATTGGCGAAAAAGGCCCCCCACAAGGACAGTCTGGTGGAACTGCCATACACGGTGAAGGGAATGGATCTTTCAATGAGTGGCATCTTAGCTTCCGTCGATTTGCTCGCCAAGGACCTGTTCAAGtgcaacaagaaaaataagatcCTATTCGACAAGAAAACGGGCGAGCAGAAGGTAACTGTGGAGGATCTATGCTATTCCTTACAGGAGAACCTATTTGCCATGCTTGTGGAGATTACGGAAAGAGCAATGGCTCACGTCAACTCCAACCAGGTCCTGATCGTAGGCGGTGTGGGTTGCAACGTGCGACTACAAGAAATGATGGCGCAGATGTGTAAAGACAGAGCCAATGGGCAGATACATGCTACGGATAACAGGTTTTGTATCGATAACGGGGTCATGATTGCGCAGGCGGGGCTATTAGAGTATAGAATGGGCGGTATCGTGAAGGACTTCTCCGAAACCATCGTTACACAGAAATTTAGAACAGACGAAGTGTATGCAGCCTGGCGTGACTAG